A genomic window from Chanodichthys erythropterus isolate Z2021 chromosome 1, ASM2448905v1, whole genome shotgun sequence includes:
- the dnajc4 gene encoding dnaJ homolog subfamily C member 4, which translates to MLLVAQLRFCQSCLWYCKSSQRLFSLCTAQRSSANYYELLGVKPDATLEQIKNAFFDKSKKLHPDSDLSNPSLHTQFVKLNEAYRVLSREASRRDYDLSLRYQYAGGPAFRASSSSTNSPSAEAAESMRYWEQFRQAQPQENTAEEWEKRKKRNMRLVGYCVLTMLISLSAHYFGFRKLEEVHNNFMDEKDRVITEIYNESKERARVNGFKKQQEIMRQKHAEFLERYKIRSNGEEK; encoded by the exons ATGCTGTTGGTGGCTCAGCTTCGTTTCTGTCAGAGTTGTTTGTGGTACTGTAAAAGTTCTCAGCGGCTGTTCTCGCTCTGTACTGCTCAGAG GTCATCAGCCAATTACTATGAACTTCTCGGGGTGAAACCGGACGCTACGCTGGAACAAATTAAGAATGCATTTTTCGACAAGTCCAAAAAG TTGCACCCAGACAGTGACCTATCCAATCCCAGCCTGCACACTCAGTTTGTGAAGCTGAACGAGGCGTACAGGGTGCTGAGCAGAGAAGCTTCCAGACGGGATTATGACCTCAGCCTGAGGTACCAGTACGCTGGAGGTCCGGCCTTCAGAGCTTCTTCCAGCTCCACCAACAGCCCCAG TGCGGAGGCTGCAGAAAGCATGCGCTATTGGGAGCAGTTCAGACAGGCCCAGCCTCAGGAGAACACGGCTGAGGAGtgggaaaagagaaagaaacgGAACATGCGTTTGGTGGGCTACTGCGTGCTCACCATGCTAATCAGTCTCTCCGCGCATTACTTTGGGTTCAG GAAACTGGAAGAGGTCCATAATAACTTCATGGATGAGAAGGACAGAGTCATCACTGAAATCTATAATGAATCCAAAGAAAGAGCCAG GGTGAACGGCTTTAAGAAGCAGCAGGAGATCATGAGACAGAAACACGCCGAGTTCCTGGAGAGATACAAAATTCGAAGTAATGGAGAAGAGAAGTAA